One segment of Yersinia kristensenii DNA contains the following:
- a CDS encoding TlpA family protein disulfide reductase: MWRNQIKTVSLCALLLLLSACKQEEVAVGAAAPPLAAYDLQGKPVALEQWKGKQIYLNFWSANCGGCLAEMAALDKLSQQYQQDIVVVAINTDSEQVDIGSVLAQRNISYPVIRDQLGITQERYQVIGTPTSFMIDRSGKVTELHQGARNEKDLVTLFQQWAAGA; the protein is encoded by the coding sequence ATGTGGCGTAATCAAATCAAAACAGTGAGTTTATGCGCTTTACTGTTACTGCTGAGCGCGTGTAAGCAAGAGGAAGTGGCTGTGGGAGCAGCCGCGCCCCCATTGGCAGCTTATGATCTGCAAGGCAAACCTGTTGCACTCGAACAATGGAAAGGCAAACAGATTTACCTCAATTTTTGGTCAGCAAACTGTGGTGGCTGTCTGGCTGAGATGGCCGCTTTGGATAAACTGAGCCAGCAATATCAGCAGGATATCGTGGTGGTGGCGATTAATACTGACTCAGAGCAGGTAGATATTGGTTCAGTATTGGCGCAGCGTAATATCAGTTACCCCGTTATTCGTGATCAGCTGGGTATTACGCAGGAGCGCTATCAGGTCATTGGCACACCAACCTCTTTTATGATTGACCGTAGCGGTAAAGTTACTGAATTACATCAGGGCGCACGTAACGAAAAAGATCTGGTCACATTGTTCCAGCAATGGGCGGCGGGGGCATAA
- a CDS encoding LysR family transcriptional regulator, producing MSTNLPLALLSEMAIFVKVVETGSFSAVARQLGVSPSAISRSVSRLEKALATRLLQRTTRKLRLSESGEEVFKRCNAMLCAANSVMEVSGQYNQEPEGLIRISVPKAVGRFVIHPHIFEFLRRYSKIDVELRLDDRYVDLIDDNVDLAIRITDQPPSGMIGRQLMNIEHLLCATPEYLAAHGVPLHPHDLVQHSCIYLGETPGDARWKFRQGTKTVTVAAKGRYAANHTGVRLDAVLQHMGIGSLPYFTARTALQQGLVVQVLPDWRFISSYSGGLWLLYPPTRYLPPKLRVFIDYIVGRLRDEPHLPPR from the coding sequence GTGAGCACAAATCTTCCGCTGGCATTGCTAAGTGAAATGGCTATTTTTGTTAAAGTGGTCGAAACCGGCAGTTTTTCAGCTGTCGCCCGCCAATTAGGAGTTTCACCTTCAGCCATTAGCCGCAGTGTCAGCCGGCTCGAGAAAGCTCTGGCAACCCGTTTATTGCAACGAACCACCCGTAAATTGCGTTTGAGTGAAAGTGGCGAGGAGGTTTTTAAACGCTGCAATGCCATGCTCTGTGCCGCCAACTCGGTCATGGAGGTCAGTGGTCAATACAATCAGGAACCGGAAGGGCTTATCCGCATTAGTGTGCCAAAAGCAGTGGGTCGTTTTGTCATTCACCCCCATATATTCGAATTTTTACGCCGCTACAGTAAAATAGATGTGGAGTTAAGATTAGACGACCGCTATGTCGATTTGATTGATGATAATGTGGATTTGGCGATTCGGATTACTGACCAGCCACCATCAGGAATGATCGGGCGGCAATTAATGAACATTGAGCATTTACTGTGTGCAACACCTGAATATCTTGCCGCGCACGGAGTGCCACTGCATCCCCATGATTTAGTACAACATAGTTGTATTTACCTGGGCGAAACACCGGGGGATGCGCGTTGGAAATTCCGCCAAGGGACTAAGACTGTCACCGTCGCAGCCAAAGGCCGCTATGCGGCAAACCACACGGGAGTCAGGCTGGATGCAGTATTGCAGCATATGGGCATCGGCAGTTTACCCTATTTTACCGCCAGAACCGCTTTGCAACAGGGGCTGGTAGTGCAAGTATTACCCGACTGGCGTTTTATCAGTTCATACAGCGGCGGCTTATGGTTGCTCTACCCACCAACGCGCTATTTACCGCCCAAACTTCGCGTATTTATTGATTATATCGTCGGTCGTTTACGTGATGAACCCCACTTACCGCCCCGCTAA
- a CDS encoding c-type cytochrome, giving the protein MKILLLAACIVVLSATAQAATDGEHIYKQTCSSCHGRLADRKGLDKAPPLISLSRDEIVDGLTARRDGKIVGRGNKAKAHLTDDDIQKLADHIESLKEAKSKIP; this is encoded by the coding sequence ATGAAAATCTTACTGCTGGCTGCATGCATAGTGGTGCTGAGTGCCACCGCCCAGGCCGCGACTGACGGTGAACATATCTATAAACAAACGTGTTCAAGTTGTCATGGGCGTTTGGCGGATAGAAAAGGGCTGGATAAAGCGCCGCCATTGATATCGCTGTCCCGTGATGAAATTGTCGATGGCCTAACCGCTCGGCGTGACGGCAAAATTGTCGGTAGGGGCAATAAGGCCAAGGCACATTTGACTGACGATGATATCCAAAAATTAGCAGACCATATCGAGAGTTTAAAAGAGGCTAAGTCCAAAATCCCATAA
- a CDS encoding ABC transporter ATP-binding protein, which yields MTSPQTRGQPEYATDAVIETRHLYKRFGQVTALEDINIRINRGEFVAIMGASGSGKTTLMNILTCLDTVSEGQVLLDGIDAAGLDEEGRRKFRADKIGLVFQQFHLIPYLTALENIMLAQHYHSVVDEAAARQVLEQVGMTPRMSHLPSQLSGGEQQRVCIARALVNQPPIIFADEPTGNLDEENEQRVLDLLNHIHQQGRTIVMVTHNPDLGCVADRIIRLQHGKYLKEESRHHVA from the coding sequence ATGACATCGCCACAGACACGGGGGCAGCCTGAGTACGCCACGGATGCGGTTATTGAAACACGGCATTTATACAAACGTTTTGGGCAGGTGACGGCGTTGGAAGACATTAACATCCGCATTAATCGTGGCGAGTTTGTAGCGATTATGGGGGCATCGGGGTCAGGCAAAACTACGTTGATGAATATTCTAACGTGCCTGGATACCGTGAGTGAGGGGCAGGTATTGCTTGATGGCATTGATGCTGCGGGTCTTGATGAAGAAGGCCGCAGGAAATTCCGTGCAGATAAGATTGGGTTGGTTTTCCAGCAATTCCACCTTATTCCTTACCTGACTGCGCTGGAGAATATTATGTTGGCGCAGCATTATCACAGTGTGGTGGATGAAGCCGCCGCTCGACAGGTTTTAGAACAGGTGGGGATGACGCCACGTATGAGCCATTTACCTAGCCAACTTTCTGGCGGTGAACAGCAGCGGGTCTGTATCGCGCGCGCATTGGTCAATCAGCCACCCATTATTTTTGCTGATGAACCTACCGGTAACCTTGATGAGGAGAATGAACAGCGGGTATTAGATTTGCTAAATCATATTCATCAGCAAGGTAGAACCATTGTTATGGTCACCCACAACCCGGATTTAGGGTGTGTTGCTGACCGGATAATCCGGCTCCAACACGGTAAATATCTTAAGGAAGAGAGTCGGCATCATGTGGCGTAA
- the pgaC gene encoding poly-beta-1,6-N-acetyl-D-glucosamine synthase, whose product MIDRIIALLILCLVLSIPAGMILLFTGDVLLNFVFFYPLFMSGIWITGGVYFWFRRERHWAWGDDVPPPELKGNPLVSILIPCFNEGENARETIHAALAQSYTNIEVIAINDGSSDNTAQVLDAMLVEDPRLRVIHLAHNQGKAIALRMGTAAARSEYLVCIDGDALLDKHAVPYLVAPMIANPRTGAVTGNPRIRTRSTLIGRVQVGEFSSIIGLIKRTQRVYGQVFTVSGVVAAFRRRALADVGYWSPDMITEDIDISWKLQIRHWSVFFEPRGLCWILMPETLRGLWKQRLRWAQGGAEVFLKNMFKLWRWRNRRMWLLFLEYSLSITWAFTYLFSIILFLLGTVITLPPGIHVQTIFPPAFTGMVLALTCLLQFAISLVIERRYEPKLGSSLFWIIWYPMVYWMLSLFTTVVSFPKVMLNTKRKRARWISPDRGIGRVKP is encoded by the coding sequence ATGATCGATAGAATTATTGCATTACTCATCTTATGCCTGGTGCTGAGTATCCCTGCGGGCATGATCTTGCTCTTTACCGGCGACGTGTTGCTGAATTTTGTCTTCTTCTATCCGCTCTTTATGTCCGGTATCTGGATAACGGGCGGGGTCTATTTCTGGTTTCGTCGAGAAAGACATTGGGCGTGGGGCGATGATGTTCCCCCCCCGGAGCTGAAAGGCAATCCGTTGGTCTCCATTCTCATTCCTTGCTTTAACGAAGGGGAGAATGCACGGGAAACTATCCACGCGGCATTGGCACAGAGTTATACCAATATTGAAGTCATTGCTATCAATGATGGTTCCAGCGATAACACGGCACAAGTGCTGGATGCCATGTTGGTCGAAGACCCTCGTCTGCGTGTTATTCACTTGGCCCATAATCAAGGCAAAGCCATTGCCTTACGGATGGGAACCGCTGCCGCGCGCAGTGAGTATCTGGTGTGTATTGATGGTGACGCCTTGCTAGACAAGCATGCCGTGCCTTATCTGGTTGCGCCGATGATTGCCAATCCACGGACGGGTGCCGTGACGGGGAACCCGCGTATCCGCACGCGCTCCACCTTGATTGGCCGAGTTCAGGTGGGGGAATTTTCTTCTATCATTGGGTTGATTAAACGAACTCAACGCGTTTATGGGCAAGTTTTCACGGTTTCCGGTGTGGTAGCGGCTTTTCGTCGCAGAGCATTGGCAGATGTGGGCTACTGGAGCCCAGACATGATCACTGAAGACATTGATATCAGTTGGAAACTTCAGATAAGGCATTGGTCCGTGTTCTTTGAACCCCGGGGCTTGTGCTGGATTTTAATGCCAGAAACTTTACGTGGTTTGTGGAAACAACGCCTGCGTTGGGCACAGGGTGGGGCGGAAGTTTTCCTGAAGAATATGTTCAAGTTATGGCGCTGGCGTAATCGCCGGATGTGGCTATTGTTCCTGGAATATTCACTGTCAATCACTTGGGCCTTTACTTATCTGTTCAGCATCATCCTGTTCCTGCTGGGGACGGTGATAACATTGCCGCCGGGAATTCATGTGCAAACGATCTTCCCGCCTGCATTTACCGGGATGGTATTGGCGCTAACTTGTCTGTTGCAGTTTGCTATCAGTTTGGTGATTGAACGGCGCTATGAACCTAAATTGGGCAGTTCACTGTTTTGGATCATCTGGTATCCGATGGTGTACTGGATGCTGAGCTTGTTCACCACCGTGGTCTCGTTCCCAAAAGTCATGCTGAATACCAAACGTAAACGTGCGCGCTGGATAAGCCCAGACCGCGGCATCGGGAGGGTTAAACCATGA
- the pgaD gene encoding poly-beta-1,6-N-acetyl-D-glucosamine biosynthesis protein PgaD, with protein MSTLLIHTEQRLIPRLIDIIITALAWFGFIFLFVKGFLDMIHRAPNMGPAPFRMYILAGLTTLVLYAAIAAFNAIVLIVWAKYNQVRFQVERRGHRPHLDDEELANSMEMSSEIIAQLKAGSCLTLYNDEHGQLLEVKEGLQLPTVAPVVNLRRG; from the coding sequence ATGAGTACACTTCTGATTCATACCGAGCAACGGCTTATCCCGCGCTTGATTGACATTATTATTACGGCTTTAGCTTGGTTTGGTTTTATCTTCCTGTTTGTAAAGGGTTTTCTGGATATGATCCATCGAGCCCCGAATATGGGGCCGGCTCCATTCAGAATGTATATTCTGGCCGGCCTGACGACATTAGTCTTGTATGCAGCCATTGCCGCATTTAATGCCATCGTGCTAATTGTCTGGGCCAAATATAACCAAGTGCGTTTTCAAGTTGAGCGCCGTGGGCATCGGCCTCATTTGGATGATGAAGAACTGGCGAATAGCATGGAAATGTCGAGTGAGATTATTGCGCAATTAAAAGCGGGCTCTTGTCTCACATTGTATAACGATGAACACGGGCAACTGTTGGAAGTCAAAGAAGGGCTACAACTGCCCACCGTTGCGCCGGTGGTTAATTTACGCCGAGGCTAA
- a CDS encoding GNAT family N-acetyltransferase produces MNQNHFGQIIGAELPHWQSALRPQSDDLPGNFCHLVPVDSDKHEISLYQAYHMAADTSDWTYFYCERPESEADFQQYLQTLINAQDAFHYTVVEAQSGAALGTVGLQRIDEKNGVIEIGSVNWSPRLKRHSAGTEAIYLLLHYVFDKLGYRRCEWKCDSLNGPSNAAAIRFGFQYEGQFRQAIVTKGRNRDTNWYSITDREWPLIKQAFNDWLAKDNFDNEGKQKTRLQDLRISR; encoded by the coding sequence GTGAATCAAAATCATTTCGGACAAATTATTGGGGCAGAGTTGCCGCATTGGCAATCTGCACTGCGACCTCAATCAGACGATTTACCGGGGAATTTTTGCCACTTGGTTCCCGTGGATTCAGATAAACATGAAATATCTTTGTATCAGGCCTACCACATGGCCGCCGATACGAGTGATTGGACCTATTTTTATTGTGAGCGGCCAGAAAGTGAAGCGGATTTTCAGCAATATCTGCAAACATTAATTAATGCTCAAGATGCTTTCCACTATACAGTCGTAGAGGCGCAATCTGGTGCAGCTTTGGGGACGGTTGGCCTACAGCGAATTGATGAAAAAAATGGTGTGATTGAGATTGGTTCAGTGAATTGGTCACCGCGTTTAAAACGTCATTCAGCCGGCACTGAAGCTATCTATTTGCTATTACATTATGTCTTCGACAAATTAGGTTATCGCCGCTGTGAGTGGAAATGTGATTCATTGAATGGGCCTTCAAATGCCGCGGCAATACGATTTGGTTTTCAGTATGAAGGGCAATTTCGGCAGGCAATTGTGACCAAAGGGCGTAATAGAGATACTAATTGGTACTCGATCACTGACCGTGAATGGCCGCTCATTAAGCAGGCATTTAATGATTGGTTGGCGAAAGATAACTTTGATAATGAAGGCAAGCAAAAGACACGTTTGCAGGATTTACGAATCAGCCGCTAG
- the tehB gene encoding SAM-dependent methyltransferase TehB — translation MGNTSALLCYKKLPVWDNAGIPAMFREKHNTKAGTWAKLTILSGEMDFLILDEAGNTLERHSFSCEHQPPFIEPQVWHRIAACSDDLQCQLSFYCPPEDFYHKKYNLTPTHSEVIEAIKTVKPGKALDLGCGSGRNSLYLNLLGFDVTAVDKNGESISRLQQIIEQEELQNIAASTYNINETSLDSRYDFILSTVVLMFLQPERIPHIINNMQECTLPGGYNLIISAMSTDDFPCTVPFSFTLKSGELSHYYKDWDIIKYNEDVGQLHKTDEQGNRIKLRFATMLARKNSLRRSEFMQHEILTAS, via the coding sequence ATGGGAAATACATCAGCCTTGCTTTGCTATAAAAAATTACCGGTATGGGACAATGCTGGCATACCTGCGATGTTTCGTGAAAAGCATAATACTAAAGCCGGGACGTGGGCCAAGCTGACAATTCTGAGTGGAGAGATGGACTTTTTAATCCTTGATGAAGCGGGTAACACACTGGAAAGGCACTCATTTTCTTGTGAGCATCAACCCCCTTTTATTGAGCCACAAGTCTGGCATCGTATTGCCGCCTGTTCAGATGATTTGCAATGCCAACTCAGTTTTTATTGCCCGCCGGAAGATTTTTATCATAAGAAATATAATTTAACCCCGACACATTCTGAAGTGATTGAAGCGATAAAAACGGTCAAACCGGGTAAAGCACTCGATTTAGGCTGTGGTTCCGGACGTAATTCGTTGTATCTGAATTTATTAGGTTTTGATGTGACCGCTGTGGATAAAAATGGTGAAAGTATCAGTCGGTTACAACAAATCATTGAGCAGGAAGAACTGCAAAACATAGCGGCCAGTACTTATAATATCAATGAAACCAGTCTGGATTCTCGCTACGATTTTATTCTCTCGACAGTGGTGTTAATGTTCCTACAGCCAGAGAGAATCCCGCATATTATCAATAATATGCAAGAGTGTACCTTACCCGGTGGCTATAACCTGATTATCTCTGCCATGTCGACTGATGATTTCCCATGTACTGTACCTTTCTCTTTCACCTTAAAATCGGGTGAGTTAAGTCATTACTATAAAGATTGGGACATCATTAAATACAATGAAGATGTTGGGCAGCTACATAAGACTGATGAGCAAGGTAACCGGATAAAACTGCGTTTTGCGACCATGCTGGCGCGAAAAAACTCATTACGCCGCTCGGAATTTATGCAGCACGAAATATTGACTGCCTCGTGA
- the pgaB gene encoding poly-beta-1,6-N-acetyl-D-glucosamine N-deacetylase PgaB, protein MAKILFFIRILIVGMITLASVCYAQKPVFVPPAQRALPQSERPWQKNTFVVVAYHDIEDDEADQRYLAARTSALNEQFAWLRDNRYNVVSVDQILAARNGGPALPNKAVLLTFDDGYSSFYRRVYPLLKAYNWHGVLAPVGIWLDTPANKNVDFGGLSTPRDRFATWKQITEMSQSGLVEIGAHTYASHYGALANPQGNTEPAAANLIYDAKTKTYETEAAFKQRMEKDVALITERIIKATGKQPRVWVWPYGAANGTVLNILRQQGYQLAMTLEPGIGNVNDLMNIPRILISNNPSLKDFALTITSVQEKDIMRVAHVDLDYLYDPDPEQERQNLDKLVQRIADLRVTTVFLQAFSDPKGDGNIRQVYFPNRWIPMRQDLFNRVAWQLASRPDVKVYAWMPVLAFEMDSSLPRVTRIDPKTGKTSIDPDQYRRLSPFNPEVRQRIIDIYRDMAYSAPIDGVLYHDDAVMSDFEDASPDAIRAYEKAGFPGSIATIRQDPETMQRWTRYKSQYLIDFTNELTRQVRDVRGPQVKSARNMFAMPILEPESEAWFAQNLDDFLANYDWVAPMAMPLMEKVPLAQSNEWLAQLVNKVAQRPGALDKTVFELQSKDWTKPEGNNAISGPILAGWMRQLQLNGAQNFGYYPDNFITGEPPLKDVRPVLSSAWYPLYDR, encoded by the coding sequence ATGGCGAAGATACTATTTTTTATTCGAATATTGATAGTAGGAATGATAACGCTGGCCTCGGTCTGTTATGCACAGAAGCCGGTTTTTGTTCCTCCGGCTCAACGTGCCTTACCGCAAAGCGAAAGGCCGTGGCAAAAAAATACCTTTGTGGTGGTGGCTTATCATGACATTGAAGATGATGAAGCTGACCAACGCTATTTAGCCGCTCGTACCAGCGCATTGAACGAGCAATTTGCCTGGCTACGTGATAACCGTTACAACGTCGTTTCTGTTGATCAGATCCTGGCGGCGCGTAATGGCGGCCCCGCGTTACCGAATAAAGCGGTTCTCCTCACTTTCGATGATGGCTATAGCAGTTTTTATCGCCGTGTTTACCCCTTATTAAAAGCCTATAACTGGCATGGCGTGCTCGCGCCAGTAGGGATCTGGCTGGATACACCGGCCAATAAAAATGTCGATTTTGGGGGATTAAGCACGCCGCGTGATCGTTTCGCCACCTGGAAACAGATAACTGAAATGTCTCAATCAGGGCTGGTGGAAATTGGCGCACATACTTATGCATCCCACTATGGGGCGCTGGCTAACCCGCAAGGTAATACTGAGCCAGCCGCCGCCAACCTGATTTATGATGCAAAAACAAAAACCTATGAAACAGAAGCCGCTTTTAAGCAGCGGATGGAAAAAGATGTTGCTTTGATAACCGAGCGCATTATAAAAGCGACCGGCAAACAACCGCGTGTATGGGTTTGGCCCTATGGCGCGGCGAATGGCACAGTATTAAATATTCTGCGTCAGCAGGGTTATCAATTGGCGATGACGTTAGAGCCGGGCATTGGCAACGTCAATGACCTGATGAATATCCCGCGTATTTTGATCAGTAATAACCCGTCATTAAAAGATTTTGCCCTGACCATCACCTCGGTGCAGGAAAAAGACATCATGCGGGTGGCGCATGTTGATTTGGATTATCTCTATGATCCCGACCCAGAGCAGGAGCGGCAGAACCTCGACAAATTGGTGCAACGCATTGCTGACTTGCGTGTTACCACGGTGTTTTTACAAGCTTTTTCTGATCCCAAAGGGGATGGCAATATTCGGCAGGTTTATTTCCCTAACCGTTGGATACCGATGCGCCAAGACCTATTTAACCGGGTTGCATGGCAATTGGCTTCACGGCCAGATGTCAAAGTCTATGCCTGGATGCCGGTGTTGGCGTTCGAGATGGATTCATCATTGCCCCGAGTGACGCGAATTGATCCGAAAACCGGTAAAACCAGTATCGATCCAGACCAATATCGCCGCTTATCGCCGTTCAACCCAGAAGTCCGGCAGCGCATTATAGATATTTATCGTGATATGGCTTATAGCGCCCCGATTGACGGCGTGCTCTATCACGATGATGCCGTGATGTCTGATTTTGAAGATGCTTCACCGGACGCCATTCGGGCTTATGAAAAAGCCGGCTTCCCAGGATCTATTGCCACTATCCGCCAAGATCCTGAGACGATGCAGCGCTGGACGCGTTATAAGAGTCAATATCTGATTGATTTCACCAATGAGCTAACGCGGCAGGTACGTGATGTCCGTGGCCCGCAAGTCAAATCAGCCCGTAATATGTTCGCGATGCCGATTTTAGAACCGGAAAGCGAAGCATGGTTTGCGCAGAATCTTGATGATTTTCTGGCGAACTATGATTGGGTTGCCCCGATGGCAATGCCGTTAATGGAGAAGGTGCCCTTAGCCCAGTCTAATGAGTGGCTCGCGCAATTGGTCAATAAAGTTGCGCAGCGCCCCGGTGCCCTGGATAAAACTGTATTTGAACTGCAATCAAAGGACTGGACCAAACCTGAGGGCAACAATGCCATCAGCGGCCCAATACTGGCGGGATGGATGCGCCAGTTGCAGTTAAATGGCGCGCAAAATTTTGGTTACTATCCGGATAACTTTATCACTGGCGAACCACCGCTAAAAGATGTCCGCCCTGTGCTATCTTCTGCCTGGTACCCTTTATATGATCGATAG
- a CDS encoding M24 family metallopeptidase: MNKEKIAHLDAVSRNARVVMEREGLDALVVTVCDNFYYLTGFASFFMYTFRHTGAAVAIMFRDESIPSYIIMNEFEAASTHFDMPNMVLKTFPVWVDVDDPRNPLNHQKKRERPIGPPVEAVFGLVKDALASAGVLDKTIAIELQAMSNGGKNVLDKVAPGLKWVDSTPLFNEIRMVKSSWEIKHLRKSAEITEFGIASAAKHIREGCTAAELTAAFKAAVMTFPETNFSRFNLISVGDNFSPKMFADETLAKLGDLIKFDCGVDVAGYGADLARTFVLGEPDALTQQIYNTIRTGHEHMLSMVAPGVKLKDVFDSTMAVIKASGLPHYNRGHLGHGDGVFLGLEEAPFVSTLATETFRPGMVLSLETPYYGIGIGSIMLEDMILITNNGFEFLSKLNRDLCRYN; this comes from the coding sequence GTGAATAAAGAAAAAATTGCCCATTTAGATGCGGTCAGTCGTAACGCCCGTGTAGTGATGGAGCGCGAAGGGCTTGACGCTCTGGTGGTCACCGTCTGCGATAATTTCTATTACCTGACTGGCTTCGCCAGTTTCTTTATGTATACCTTCCGGCATACCGGTGCAGCTGTCGCCATTATGTTTCGTGATGAAAGCATTCCATCTTACATCATCATGAATGAGTTTGAAGCCGCTAGCACCCACTTTGATATGCCTAACATGGTGCTGAAAACCTTCCCGGTATGGGTCGATGTTGATGACCCGCGGAACCCACTTAATCATCAGAAAAAGCGCGAACGGCCTATCGGTCCGCCGGTTGAAGCTGTTTTTGGTTTAGTGAAAGACGCTCTTGCGAGTGCGGGTGTGTTAGATAAGACCATTGCAATTGAATTACAGGCTATGTCTAACGGCGGTAAAAATGTGTTAGATAAAGTGGCGCCGGGATTAAAGTGGGTTGATTCAACACCGCTGTTCAATGAAATCCGCATGGTCAAAAGCTCGTGGGAGATTAAACACCTGCGCAAAAGTGCGGAAATTACGGAGTTCGGTATCGCCAGCGCCGCTAAACATATCCGCGAGGGTTGTACTGCAGCAGAATTGACCGCTGCATTTAAAGCCGCGGTCATGACTTTCCCCGAGACCAATTTCTCTCGCTTTAATCTTATTTCTGTCGGCGATAATTTCTCACCTAAAATGTTCGCTGATGAGACCCTGGCAAAGCTCGGGGACTTAATTAAGTTTGATTGCGGGGTAGATGTGGCGGGTTATGGTGCTGATCTTGCCAGAACATTTGTGCTGGGGGAGCCGGATGCGCTTACGCAGCAGATATACAACACCATAAGAACCGGGCATGAGCATATGCTATCAATGGTGGCACCTGGCGTTAAGTTAAAAGATGTATTTGACAGCACCATGGCTGTTATTAAAGCGTCTGGTTTGCCCCATTATAACCGCGGCCACCTTGGTCATGGAGATGGTGTTTTTTTGGGGCTTGAAGAAGCGCCTTTTGTCAGCACATTGGCAACGGAAACATTTCGCCCTGGAATGGTGCTAAGCCTCGAAACACCTTATTACGGCATCGGCATTGGTTCGATTATGCTGGAAGATATGATTCTCATTACCAATAATGGTTTTGAGTTTTTAAGTAAATTGAATCGTGATTTGTGTCGTTATAATTAA
- a CDS encoding alanyl-tRNA editing protein: protein MTTRIFFENDTLAMDVDVLSCTPDGEEFAVILQATIFHPQGGGQPSDTGHIGDNNVLRVVLQQGQLIHYMARPIAPGTYRAAVDSERRLLNTRLHSAGHLIGNIGESYGWLPVKAHHWPGEGKVSFKRSQNPQVIDIEAVQSTLEQLIQQDLPRHISVRADFREVGFGELPAYACGGTHVRSLGALGEVTVQSISEKKGILSVSYRVD from the coding sequence ATGACGACCCGTATATTTTTTGAAAACGATACACTGGCTATGGATGTTGATGTGCTGAGCTGCACACCTGATGGCGAGGAGTTTGCCGTGATATTGCAGGCCACGATTTTCCACCCACAAGGCGGTGGGCAACCTTCAGATACAGGCCATATAGGCGATAATAATGTATTGCGGGTTGTTCTACAGCAGGGGCAATTAATTCATTACATGGCTCGGCCGATTGCTCCGGGAACTTATCGCGCTGCTGTGGACAGTGAACGCCGCCTATTAAATACCCGCCTGCATTCAGCCGGGCATCTGATTGGTAATATTGGTGAAAGTTATGGTTGGCTCCCGGTGAAAGCGCACCACTGGCCGGGGGAGGGTAAAGTGTCATTTAAACGGTCACAAAATCCACAGGTGATTGATATTGAAGCTGTTCAGTCAACCTTGGAACAGCTTATTCAGCAAGATTTACCGCGTCATATTTCTGTTCGGGCTGATTTCCGCGAAGTTGGTTTTGGCGAACTGCCGGCTTACGCTTGTGGCGGTACTCACGTTAGGTCATTGGGCGCGCTGGGTGAGGTCACTGTGCAGTCAATTTCGGAGAAGAAAGGAATTCTGTCGGTGAGTTATCGGGTTGATTAA
- the fhuF gene encoding siderophore-iron reductase FhuF yields the protein MSNTAEVIYPSTTAISDEVASLFARTFVQFSELFYVDAIEIPEESLVLEQWATENNLPILMQHYENHYYDGTELNPHHKALHSLWGQWYFGLVIPPMILMLLALPRVIDTRPENVRVKFHPTGRPEIIYYQHSWLDSHRWLDKSPSSLLERLYLLLDHHIILVMARIERQPKANIRLIWNNVGYLIFWYLREFANKLGPIEGYDTIIENLFLTSSLPDGRDNPLYRTVIPKNGGMERRTCCQRNKLPGVGSCHDCPLESRS from the coding sequence GTGTCGAATACAGCTGAGGTAATTTATCCTTCAACAACGGCGATTTCTGATGAAGTCGCCAGTTTGTTTGCCCGCACTTTCGTGCAATTCTCCGAATTGTTTTATGTCGATGCTATTGAAATACCAGAAGAAAGTTTAGTGTTAGAACAGTGGGCGACAGAAAATAACTTACCCATATTGATGCAACACTATGAGAACCATTACTACGACGGTACCGAGCTTAATCCGCATCATAAAGCGCTGCATTCGTTATGGGGACAATGGTATTTCGGTCTGGTGATCCCGCCGATGATCTTGATGTTGCTGGCATTACCCAGAGTAATAGATACCCGCCCAGAAAACGTTCGCGTAAAATTTCACCCTACAGGACGGCCCGAAATTATCTACTACCAACATAGTTGGTTAGATAGCCATCGTTGGCTAGATAAATCACCGTCCTCTTTACTGGAACGGCTCTATTTATTACTCGATCATCATATTATTCTGGTTATGGCGAGAATAGAGCGCCAGCCAAAAGCTAATATCCGGTTGATATGGAATAATGTGGGTTATTTGATTTTTTGGTATCTACGCGAGTTTGCGAATAAGCTGGGCCCTATTGAGGGCTATGACACTATTATTGAAAATCTTTTTCTCACTTCAAGCTTGCCAGATGGGCGAGATAATCCGCTCTATCGCACTGTTATTCCAAAAAATGGGGGGATGGAGCGCCGCACTTGTTGCCAACGGAATAAACTGCCGGGTGTCGGTAGTTGTCATGATTGCCCGTTAGAATCTCGCTCATAA